One Engystomops pustulosus chromosome 7, aEngPut4.maternal, whole genome shotgun sequence DNA window includes the following coding sequences:
- the LOC140070122 gene encoding olfactory receptor 2C3-like: MQDANKTTVTKFVLMGFNNLDIFEKILFFIATMAYVICIFGNFTIIILVRVEPSLHTPMYFFITTFAFLEIMFVSVTIPKLLALLMKATSTISMIGCFVQMYALHALGETECFLLALMVVDRYLAINNPLRYPAIMTHKFCSALAILPWIAGFIISLMPSICTILLDYCGPNEINQFFCDLAPLQNLACSDSSFSNLATQIAAVLSVVFPFVTIVVLYTDIIRTVLKIESNEGKQKAFSTCSSHLIVACIFYSTIIIVYIRPKGSQYDKFLALMYTVITPPLNPFIYTLRNTDVKNSLRKLIRQLLRELSL, encoded by the coding sequence ATGCAGGATGCTAATAAAACCACAGTGACCAAATTTGTTCTGATGGGCTTCAACAACCTGGATATATTTGAGAAAATACTTTTCTTCATCGCTACCATGGCCTATGTTATTTGTATATTTGGCaattttactattattatattgGTAAGAGTGGAACCTTCTCTTCATACTCCCATGTACTTTTTCATCACGACTTTTGCTTTTCTAGAAATAATGTTTGTCTCGGTGACTATACCAAAACTCTTAGCGTTGCTTATGAAGGCTACCAGTACCATATCCATGATTGGCTGTTTTGTCCAGATGTATGCCTTACATGCTTTGGGGGAAACAGAGTGCTTTTTACTTGCCCTGATGGTTGTAGATCGATACTTGGCAATCAACAACCCCTTACGTTATCCGGCTATAATGACCCATAAATTTTGCTCTGCTTTAGCCATTCTTCCCTGGATAGCCGGATTTATCATTTCTTTAATGCCTTCAATTTGCACAATTCTTCTGGATTACTGTGGCCCCAATGAGATCAACCAGTTCTTCTGCGACTTGGCTCCATTGCAGAATTTGGCCTGTTCCGACTCGTCCTTTAGTAACTTGGCCACTCAAATAGCAGCTGTTCTTTCCGTTGTCTTCCCATTTGTTACAATTGTAGTGCTATACACTGACATTATACGTACGGTATTAAAAATTGAGAGTAATGAAGGTAAACAGAAAGCgttctccacctgctcctcccatCTTATTGTGGCTTGTATATTTTACAGCACAATTATTATTGTGTATATCAGGCCTAAAGGCAGTCAGTATGATAAATTTCTTGCTCTTATGTACACTGTTATCACACCACCATTGAACCCCTTTATTTATACTTTAAGAAATACAGACGTGAAAAATTCTTTAAGAAAATTAATTAGGCAGCTTCTAAGAGAACTTTCACTCTAG